The proteins below come from a single Gimesia alba genomic window:
- a CDS encoding DUF1553 domain-containing protein has translation MIRSLITRSGLVCLIFASLSLLLPAAGKIPESKTSVDFETQIAPLIVEHCIRCHKPGNEKGELSLNSLQSLKENGFLTPGKPAESYLLEVIQVDPETGKAEMPKGAKPLSKEEVALFSRWIKQGAPWPEKLKLQEKSKADLTWWSLQPLAKNNHPATSDVPESWQKHPIDRFIAAKLQEKNLQPSPRASKRTLIRRATYNLTGLPPTPEEVAAFENDASPDAYEKLIDRLLASPRYGEQWGRHWLDVVRFGESNGFERNVIIDNAWPFRDYVIKSFNDDKPFDRMVIEHLAGDVVGKGDPSVEVGTTFLVCGPYDNVGNQDPVQKAQIRANTIDDMIRTTGEAFLGLTVGCSRCHNHKFDPVMQQDYYSLYATFSGVFHGSRVIASKEAQQKRNAQLQPLNARKAELTKEKSKTESAIQARAEKKAADYEKPWVREPVKRTGVEDTFKPVNVKFVRLTSLGLDTSPWAKTGYRVDEFEVWTDEKTPRNVALATNGGIAKGANSRTAGDFAGAYDVSLTIDGKIGACWIAGSPELTIEFAQPETINKIVFSSDRSGAAMSNYKATFLSEYKLEVSSDGKTWREVASSQDRKPVNTRHRRKRFFILEATPDENKRLSKINADIARTDRELAAIPPLPAWWVGNHKQVNGPFHIFVGGNPQRKGDSVVPASMSTLSNVTKAYELKADAPQGERRLALARWLVAKENPLTPRVLANRLWHYHFGTGIVSTPSDFGYMGTRPTHPELLDWLAVQIQENGWRLKDIQKQIMLSETYQQASTFREEAARIDSDSRFLWRFPPRRLTGEEIRDTLLSVSGKLDLKMGGPGFRLYEYLQDNVATYVPRETFGPDTYRRAVYHQNARAARIDLLTDFDCPDNAFAASKRNATTTPLQALTLMNHQFTLDLSQFLAERLQQEAGTDKIDQQIDRAFRLLYARPPIAQEQQAARALIAANGLPAFCRAMINSNELIYLD, from the coding sequence GTGATACGAAGTTTAATAACCCGATCCGGCCTGGTCTGTCTCATTTTTGCCAGTCTCAGTCTACTCTTGCCGGCTGCCGGAAAAATACCCGAATCGAAAACCAGCGTCGATTTCGAAACACAGATCGCACCTCTGATCGTCGAGCACTGCATTCGCTGTCATAAACCAGGCAACGAAAAAGGGGAGCTCTCTCTGAATTCACTGCAATCACTCAAAGAGAACGGCTTTCTCACGCCGGGGAAGCCCGCTGAAAGTTATCTGCTGGAAGTAATTCAGGTTGATCCCGAGACTGGCAAAGCAGAAATGCCCAAAGGCGCGAAGCCCCTTTCAAAAGAGGAAGTCGCCCTTTTCAGTCGCTGGATTAAACAGGGCGCCCCATGGCCGGAAAAGTTAAAACTGCAGGAAAAATCCAAAGCCGACTTAACCTGGTGGTCGCTCCAGCCTTTAGCTAAGAACAATCATCCCGCCACATCAGACGTACCTGAATCGTGGCAGAAACATCCCATCGATCGATTCATCGCCGCAAAGTTACAGGAAAAAAACCTGCAGCCTTCGCCCCGCGCCTCGAAACGAACCTTAATCCGGCGGGCCACTTATAATCTGACGGGCCTGCCCCCCACGCCGGAAGAAGTCGCCGCCTTTGAAAACGATGCTTCACCCGATGCCTACGAAAAACTGATCGACCGGCTGTTAGCTTCACCCCGCTATGGAGAACAGTGGGGCCGCCACTGGCTGGATGTGGTCCGTTTCGGCGAGAGTAACGGCTTCGAGCGGAACGTGATCATCGACAATGCCTGGCCGTTTCGGGATTACGTGATCAAGTCGTTCAACGACGACAAACCCTTCGACCGGATGGTCATCGAACATCTGGCCGGCGATGTGGTTGGCAAAGGCGATCCCAGTGTCGAAGTCGGCACTACGTTCCTTGTCTGTGGACCGTACGACAATGTCGGCAATCAGGACCCGGTTCAAAAGGCTCAGATCCGCGCGAATACAATTGACGATATGATTCGCACCACAGGCGAAGCCTTTCTCGGACTGACCGTCGGCTGCAGCCGCTGTCACAATCATAAATTCGACCCGGTGATGCAACAGGATTATTACAGCCTGTATGCCACTTTCTCAGGCGTGTTTCACGGCAGTCGCGTGATTGCCTCAAAAGAAGCACAACAGAAACGCAACGCACAACTCCAACCACTCAATGCGCGCAAAGCAGAGCTGACGAAAGAAAAATCAAAAACCGAATCGGCCATTCAGGCCCGTGCAGAAAAGAAAGCCGCCGACTACGAAAAACCGTGGGTGCGTGAACCTGTGAAGCGAACAGGAGTGGAAGATACGTTCAAACCAGTCAACGTGAAATTTGTGCGGCTGACCTCACTGGGACTTGATACAAGCCCCTGGGCGAAAACCGGTTATCGGGTGGATGAATTCGAAGTCTGGACCGACGAAAAGACGCCTCGTAATGTTGCACTCGCGACAAACGGAGGTATCGCGAAAGGCGCCAACAGCCGCACCGCTGGTGACTTTGCCGGTGCCTATGATGTGAGCCTGACCATCGATGGCAAAATTGGTGCCTGCTGGATCGCGGGCAGCCCGGAACTGACAATTGAGTTTGCCCAGCCGGAAACGATCAATAAAATCGTCTTCTCCAGCGATCGCTCGGGCGCCGCGATGAGTAACTACAAAGCCACGTTCCTCTCAGAATATAAACTCGAAGTCTCATCCGATGGTAAGACTTGGCGTGAAGTCGCCTCGTCCCAGGATCGGAAACCGGTCAATACCCGACACCGCCGTAAACGGTTCTTTATTCTGGAAGCAACACCCGACGAAAACAAACGGCTCAGTAAAATCAACGCAGACATCGCCAGGACCGACCGTGAACTGGCCGCTATTCCCCCGCTGCCTGCCTGGTGGGTCGGCAATCATAAGCAAGTCAATGGCCCGTTCCACATTTTTGTCGGCGGAAATCCACAACGCAAAGGGGACTCTGTCGTTCCCGCGAGTATGTCCACGCTCAGTAATGTCACCAAAGCCTATGAACTGAAGGCCGATGCGCCACAGGGAGAACGCCGTCTGGCATTAGCCCGTTGGCTGGTGGCAAAAGAGAACCCGCTAACGCCGCGTGTGCTCGCCAATCGACTCTGGCACTACCATTTCGGTACTGGCATTGTTTCAACGCCCAGCGACTTCGGGTACATGGGCACGCGTCCTACACATCCTGAACTCTTAGACTGGCTTGCGGTTCAGATTCAAGAGAACGGTTGGCGGCTCAAAGACATTCAGAAGCAAATCATGCTGTCAGAAACCTATCAGCAGGCGAGCACCTTCCGCGAAGAGGCAGCCCGCATCGATTCCGATTCTCGTTTTCTCTGGCGCTTCCCGCCACGTCGTCTGACGGGAGAAGAAATTCGCGATACACTACTCTCTGTGTCCGGCAAACTCGATCTCAAAATGGGCGGTCCCGGTTTTCGTCTATATGAATATCTGCAGGACAACGTTGCCACCTATGTACCCCGCGAAACATTCGGGCCGGATACGTATCGCCGTGCTGTCTATCATCAGAACGCCCGCGCGGCCCGCATCGATTTGCTAACCGATTTCGATTGTCCCGATAACGCGTTTGCTGCTTCTAAACGAAATGCAACAACCACGCCGCTGCAGGCACTCACGCTCATGAACCATCAATTTACCCTGGACCTTTCCCAGTTCCTAGCAGAACGTCTGCAGCAGGAAGCGGGCACAGACAAAATCGATCAGCAGATCGATCGCGCTTTTCGTCTGTTATACGCGCGGCCTCCCATCGCGCAGGAACAACAGGCGGCACGCGCGTTGATCGCAGCGAACGGTCTACCCGCCTTTTGTCGCGCGATGATTAATTCCAACGAACTGATTTACCTTGATTGA
- a CDS encoding DUF1501 domain-containing protein, translating to MLNPFDPNSTCRLLQQVHSRRSFFSNVYTGMAGLGLTNLLLNDLSAASKSSSSKQNKDWQPGVNETHFPAKAKRVLQIFCPGAASHMDLWEHKPSLEKYHGKPLPGEENFLSFQGKNGNLMKSPWAFKPAGESGKMCSTILPHMSQHVDDIAFLHGMTTKTNTHGPGCVFMNTGHDTEGHPSAGAWLGYALGSENENLPAYIAIPDIRGEPPNGKANWSNGYLPAQHQAIVMNAQSPIRNLKVPKGISPKEEQATRDFLKFLDQRHAEQRPGNSDLQARIEAYELAARMQLSAPEVSNLASEPKSIHEQYGTNDPNKLKAAYARNCLLARRFLERGVRYLNLYCSSRASGVDGLLNWDAHKTLKADYERHCPIFDQPTAALLTDLKQRGLLDETLILWTTEFGRMPTHQAGTLGRDHNPDGFTCWMMGAGIKGGTSYGATDEFGRRAELNPTTVWDFYATALHLLGFQHDKLTYYNNGLDRRLTDVHGNLIKEILA from the coding sequence ATGTTAAATCCTTTTGATCCTAATTCGACCTGTCGTCTGCTACAGCAGGTGCATTCCCGGCGCTCGTTCTTTTCCAACGTCTACACCGGAATGGCGGGCCTCGGCCTGACGAATCTGTTGCTCAACGATCTCTCCGCCGCGTCCAAGTCGAGCAGTTCAAAGCAGAACAAAGACTGGCAACCAGGCGTCAACGAAACGCACTTTCCCGCCAAAGCCAAACGGGTGCTGCAGATCTTCTGCCCGGGAGCCGCTTCGCACATGGATCTCTGGGAACATAAACCGAGCCTGGAAAAATATCACGGCAAGCCGTTGCCCGGCGAAGAGAACTTCCTCAGTTTTCAGGGGAAAAACGGAAACCTGATGAAAAGCCCGTGGGCCTTCAAACCGGCGGGCGAGAGCGGCAAGATGTGTTCTACCATTCTGCCGCACATGTCTCAGCACGTTGACGACATCGCTTTTCTGCATGGGATGACCACCAAGACCAACACCCACGGCCCCGGCTGTGTCTTCATGAATACAGGCCACGATACCGAAGGGCATCCGAGTGCGGGGGCCTGGCTCGGCTATGCGTTGGGTAGCGAAAATGAAAACCTGCCCGCGTACATCGCAATTCCCGATATTCGCGGCGAACCTCCGAACGGCAAAGCCAACTGGAGCAATGGCTACCTGCCCGCACAACATCAGGCGATCGTCATGAACGCGCAGTCTCCCATTCGTAATCTGAAAGTTCCAAAAGGGATCTCTCCGAAAGAAGAACAGGCGACCCGCGACTTTTTAAAGTTCCTCGATCAACGGCACGCCGAGCAGCGCCCCGGAAATTCCGATCTGCAGGCGCGGATTGAAGCTTACGAACTGGCCGCACGCATGCAGCTCTCGGCACCGGAAGTTTCCAATCTCGCCTCGGAACCGAAGTCGATCCACGAACAGTATGGCACGAACGACCCGAACAAACTGAAAGCCGCGTATGCCCGCAACTGTCTGCTTGCGCGGCGGTTTCTGGAACGGGGCGTGCGTTATCTGAATTTGTATTGTTCTTCACGGGCTTCGGGCGTGGATGGTCTACTCAACTGGGACGCGCATAAAACCCTCAAAGCCGACTACGAACGGCACTGCCCGATTTTCGATCAGCCGACGGCCGCTTTGTTGACCGACTTGAAGCAAAGGGGTTTATTGGATGAAACGTTGATTTTGTGGACGACGGAATTCGGCCGCATGCCCACCCACCAGGCGGGAACATTGGGCCGCGATCACAATCCGGACGGTTTTACCTGCTGGATGATGGGAGCGGGTATCAAAGGTGGCACCAGCTACGGTGCCACCGACGAGTTCGGCCGCCGTGCCGAGTTGAACCCGACAACCGTCTGGGACTTTTATGCGACGGCCCTGCATCTGCTCGGCTTCCAGCACGACAAACTGACCTATTATAATAATGGTCTGGACCGCCGTTTGACGGACGTACATGGCAATTTGATTAAAGAAATCCTGGCTTAA
- a CDS encoding ankyrin repeat domain-containing protein, giving the protein MSVKQIIYQRQRGCWTFYVLFCCCQILLTGCSKQEGASVQEFDPPASTEFDPQELEEARKTLTPLQFSIEYGTFEEVQQALQENPDSIHEPTEFGNMPLHLAVHQGKIKEVELLLKSGADMNARGDYGETPLHVALKDERYELVRLLLTNGADPNKPNDREVAPLSYARDPDYYKLLVDHGARVDLPIVMGLGNCERARHMLAEDPQLVRSLSPKVKERILSDGISMIHFKHERGLLNQYGDQINLQFATGGKFDQHFRKVIAENRDILETLTSQGAPRSFRMQEIDLAIMQNQTPLVELLLEYGAEFPAEDDARRWSFIMSGRRMGLPNLDKSQIIKKYKPFIDKQRREN; this is encoded by the coding sequence ATGAGTGTTAAACAGATCATTTATCAACGTCAACGTGGATGCTGGACGTTCTATGTTCTGTTCTGCTGTTGTCAGATTCTGCTTACAGGTTGTTCAAAACAGGAAGGTGCTTCCGTGCAGGAATTTGATCCCCCCGCATCAACAGAGTTCGATCCTCAAGAGTTGGAAGAAGCCCGCAAAACCTTAACGCCACTCCAGTTTTCCATCGAATATGGCACATTCGAAGAAGTACAACAAGCGCTGCAAGAGAACCCCGACAGTATCCATGAACCAACCGAATTTGGTAATATGCCACTGCATCTGGCAGTCCATCAGGGAAAAATCAAAGAAGTCGAACTGTTACTGAAGTCAGGGGCAGATATGAATGCACGGGGTGATTACGGGGAAACGCCTTTGCATGTTGCGCTGAAAGATGAGCGTTATGAATTGGTCCGCCTGTTATTAACGAACGGGGCAGATCCGAATAAACCGAATGATAGAGAGGTTGCCCCTCTCAGTTATGCGAGAGATCCTGATTATTATAAACTACTGGTTGATCATGGCGCGAGAGTGGACTTGCCAATTGTGATGGGACTCGGCAACTGTGAACGGGCTCGGCACATGCTGGCTGAAGACCCACAGTTGGTCCGTTCTCTTAGTCCTAAAGTAAAAGAACGCATTCTTTCAGATGGAATTTCAATGATTCATTTTAAACATGAACGCGGCCTGCTGAACCAGTATGGCGACCAGATCAATCTACAATTTGCAACGGGAGGAAAGTTCGATCAGCATTTTCGAAAAGTGATTGCTGAAAACCGTGATATTTTGGAGACGCTGACTTCTCAAGGAGCTCCTCGATCATTTCGCATGCAGGAAATTGACTTGGCCATCATGCAGAATCAGACACCTTTGGTAGAATTGCTGCTAGAATACGGCGCTGAATTCCCTGCAGAAGATGATGCACGTCGCTGGTCTTTCATTATGTCAGGAAGAAGAATGGGCTTACCCAATCTGGACAAATCGCAAATCATTAAAAAGTACAAGCCGTTTATTGATAAACAGAGGCGTGAGAATTAG